The Apium graveolens cultivar Ventura chromosome 11, ASM990537v1, whole genome shotgun sequence genome has a window encoding:
- the LOC141696069 gene encoding uncharacterized protein LOC141696069 — protein sequence MVTEWQQSQRNRKDRNRSLVEHANKKPAKWKPPQEGQLKINVDASLSRESDSFGLGMVIRDDNGMFLLGKVIRLQHVEIALDAETRGVLEALKWAAGEDLRDVRVEIDSLLTVQTLEGHATTVLEVDHVIQKCRNYLREYPNFAVRFVQRQANKIVTSHYNISISISISTKVGNATPPSLYLPVSHFH from the exons ATGGTGACTGAGTGGCAACAATCTCAGAGAAATCGAAAGGATCGAAATAGAAGCCTAGTGGAACATGCGAATAAGAAACCTGCTAAGTGGAAGCCACCTCAAGAAGGTCAGCTCAAAATCAATGTGGATGCTTCGTTGTCTAGGGAGTCTGACTCATTTGGCCTTGGTATGGTTATACGTGATGATAATGGAATGTTCTTGTTAGGTAAAGTAATCAGATTGCAGCATGTGGAAATTGCTCTGGACGCTGAAACAAGGGGAGTGCTTGAAGCTTTGAAGTGGGCTGCAGGTGAAGATCTTCGGGATGTCCGTGTGGAAATAGATTCGCTGTTAACAGTCCAAACTTTGGAAGGTCATGCTACCACAGTGCTAGAGGTTGATCATGTCATCCAGAAATGCAGAAATTATCTAAGGGAGTATCCAAATTTTGCAGTTCGATTTGTTCAAAGGCAAGCTAATAAG ATAGTCACTAGTCATTACAAcatttctatttctatttctataTCAACTAAAGTAGGCAATGCTACACCACCCTCCCTTTATCTCCCTGTTTCCCATTTCCATTAA
- the LOC141696070 gene encoding uncharacterized protein LOC141696070, whose translation MDETHQDNKRKAVVLRKQQSIKKQRPHSRDDARKEVQVIESLSNPKATKQSSEEQKSNQVTERIELSLGLGQTNPTVQATNPEKSGEGNNKEMTAQTQIYMKKNTEARIQQMVSNMDQSKIEAAVETETILINTSDPSKKIKIGSGLEANFRNDLVSLLQGYSDIFAWTPKDMPGLDESIAMHSLGVNPERKPVNQKRRNFAPERQKAIDEEIEKLLKAGIICEVKYPKWLANVVMVKKANGKWKMCIDYTDLNTSRKLRHYFQGREIRVVTNQPLRKLIHKPDVSGRLVNWAVELSQFNLSFIPRTAIKAQALADFIIEYNFPEKEPVPMSIDPERNTYQETEVWALKVDATNNQAEYEALIAGLKLARTLRIQDLKFYNDSQIVVKETNDEYISKDPVLAKEENSEADTLSKLVQNTSDLDCSVYFEELQKPSTESEEDMEINNGPNWITPFINYLEKGELPEDKGKAQRLKAKASKFFIEEGILYRRTFSSPILKCIGPGEAQYCLMEVHEGICGDHMSAKALAHKIIRQGYYWPTIHQDSVDFVKKCKECQLFSNVTRMSPVLPSSVLSPIPFVVWGIDIMGPFPRAREDLRGKDNENNKPTRLHQVHGQHIDEVWDPESTGLR comes from the exons ATGGATGAGACCCATCAAGACAACAAGAGAAAGGCTGTGGTACTCCGGAAACAACAAAGTATTAAGAAACAGCGCCCCCACTCAAGGGACGATGCGAGAAAAGAAGTTCAGGTCATAGAGTCCCTCTCAAATCCGAAAGCAACTAAACAAAGCTCAGaagagcaaaaaagcaaccaagtcacagaAAGGATTGAATTGAGCCTAGGCCTTGGCCAAACCAACCctactgtgcaagcaaccaacccaGAAAAATCTGGAGAAGGAAACAATAAAGAGATGACAGCCCAGACTCAGATTTATATGAAGAAGAATACAGAGGCTCGGATCCAGCAGATGGTATCAAACATGGATCAATCAAAGATAGAGGCAGCTGTTGAAACGGAAACAATTCTGATCAATACAAGCGATCCTTCCAAAAAGATAAAGATAGGATCCGGGCTCGAGGCTAATTTCAGAAATGACCTGGTATCACTACTCCAAGGGTACTCTGATATATTCGCTTGGACCCCAAAAGATATGCCCGggttggatgaatccatagcGATGCATAGCTTGGGCGTCAACCCAGAGAGGAAACCAGTCAAccaaaagagaagaaattttgccccagaaaggCAGAAAGCAATCGATGAAGAAATTGAAAAACTACTCAAAGCTGGAATAATATGCGAAGTCAAGTACCCAAAATGGCTGGCAAATGTAGTGATGGTGAAAAAAGCAAACGGAAAATGGAAAATGTGTATCGACTACACAGACCTGAAca CATCCAGGAaactcagacactacttccagggaagggagatacgAGTTGTAACCAATCAACCCTTAAGAAAGTtaatacacaagccagatgtctcagggaggttggtaaattgggcagttGAGCTAAGTCAGTTCAATCTGAGTTTCATTCCTAGAACagcaatcaaagcccaggctctagctgatttcatcatagaataCAATTTCCCAGAAAAAGAGCCCGTGCCCATGAGCATTGACCCTGAGAGAAACACATATCAAGAAACAGAAGTCTGGGCCctcaaagttgatg CGACAAACAACCAGGCAGAATACGAGGCCTTGATTGCAGGATTGAAGCTAGCAAGAACACTCAGGATCCAGGATCTTAAATTCTACAACGATTCCCAAATAGTGGTAAAGGAAACAAACGACGAGTACATAtccaaggatccagttctagccaa AGAGGAAAATTCAGAAGCCGATACACTATCTAAACTTGTTCAAAATACATCAGACCtggattgctccgtctacttcgaagaattgcAGAAACCGAGCACAGAATCTGAAGAAGACATGGAAATAAACAACGGCCCGAATTGGATTACTCCATTTATTAACTACCTAGAGAAGGGAGAGCTCCCGGAGGATAAAGGGAAGGCTCAAAGGTTAAAGGCAAAAGCTTCAAAATTCTTCATCGAAGAGGGTATACTCTATCGCCGGACCTTCTCCTCCCCGATCCTCAAGTGCATAGGCCCAGGAGAGGCACAGTACTGCCTCATGGAAGTTCACGAAGGAATCTGCGGGGACCACATGTCCGCAAAAGCCCTAGCTCACAAAATCATAAGACAAGGGTACTACTGGCCTACTATTCACCAAGATTCAGTAGACTTTGTGAAAAAGTGTAAGGAATGCCAGTTATTCAGCAATGTGACCCGGATGAGCCCCGTCCTACCCTCCTCTGTcttgtcaccaatcccatttGTCGTATGGGgtattgatatcatgggaccatTCCCAAGAGCCAGAGAAGACCTCAG AGGCAAAGAcaatgagaacaataaaccaaCAAGACTACATCAAGTTCATGGACAACATATTGATGAGGTTTGGGATCCCGAGAGTACTGGTCTCAGATAA